Part of the Zea mays cultivar B73 chromosome 4, Zm-B73-REFERENCE-NAM-5.0, whole genome shotgun sequence genome is shown below.
CGTCATGGACTGCAGCTTATAGATTAATATAATGGTGTATTTTATTGTATTGTGATAGCATCATAATACAACTATAAAAACTGCAGATTCTGACTTCATCTTATCATATCTTCATCATCGAGCAATCGATTGAATTTTCGCAAGAGAAATAAAACTACTCGTGAAAATTCAAGGTACTATATGTATCCGAACATGTTGAGTCAACGCTGGCAGACTCACTTTTGACGGATGGCACAAAAACAATCTTTTTTTTTTCTTACTAGCAAAGCGCCGTACTTTGttaaacaaaaaaaaaacatgTATTGTGTTAACTAGCTAGGTATAAATGTATGTTTGAAGCCAACACTTATGGTTCAAATATCTATTTATGCATAATTTTAGTTTTTTACCATTTAAATATGGTGGCAGGATGACAGTGAAAACCTTAGAATCTAGTGCTTTATATAGTAGAGAAGAGAAAAGATAAAACAAAGTCCTGAACAATAACAACGTGTGCAGAACAAAAGATGATTGATTTAGGTATGGAAAGAAAGCCACAGTTTCGTATGATCCCGACTTTATTTGTCACCTCTTTGGATGAGACTACCTGAGTATGATAAGTCTCTTCAGACAGTAAAACAACAGGGTGCCTCTTCAGAGAGTAAGagggacccccaaaagaaaaggaaaaaaataacTAAGACATAATCAaaggatttcctggtggagggCATTGCAGGTGCCAACTCTCATCCAAGGCGCAAAATTGAAACTTAAATtagaagaagaacaagaacgatCTATACACTAATAAAGGGTTAACTCTGACCATGGGTCCGTCAGTCAAAGCTCGACGACCGGCTCCATCTTCCCTTCAGATACTCTTCCAAGGAGGTGTTGGCTGCAATGAAGTCGTTGCTGCTGACAGAGGCTGAGTCGTCATCGACATCAAAGGCGAGGTTGATGTAGGACTGGATGTTGGTGTTACTCCTCGGCGCTGGCGGTGTCATCACAAATTCATCGATATCGCTGCTCTCGCATGACAACCCGACTTGTGATCTTGCCCACTTGAGGGTATCATTGTCACCGTGGAGAAGCTTCAGAACCTAGCATCATGTACATCAAGATGCTTGTAAGAAAAATATAAACAGCATGAACACTCGCACAAAGCATGCATCAAGAAGAGGGATAGATGCTTACAGCATCAATTTCAGGACGGTTCTGAGGTGTTTGTCTGATGCAGAGGGACGCAGCAAGGGTCATCCTCTCAACTTCATCGACATGGCCTTCAGTGGGCAAGTTTGGATCTACAAGTTGTCTGAGCTTTCCTCCCTGTATGATGGAATTTGCCTGCACAAAACAAATAACAACTAATTATCTATTCCAACAAAAGAAAAAGAACAATTCCTTCTAACaaaaattttttaaaaaaaacagaaaatgaCAGATAATGGTATTTGCTAGAAATAAAATGCCCACTTACCCACATCACTAGGCTCTCCTGCCCTTTTGGACaaccagtgcaaagtggtttcctGCCAGAGATGAGCTCCAGAAGTACAACACCGAAAGCATACACATCGATTTTGTTGCCCACCTTGCCATGCATGaagtattcaggagccaagtatCTGCCAAGATATCTCTATGTCAGTAAAGCAATTGCTCCAATGCTACAACAGACGGAAAAACAATAAAACAATTGTTAAGAAACAAACCCGAAAGTTCCTGCAACATCATTGCATGTCATCTGAGATGTCACATCAGCAGCCCAGACTGCGAGACCAAAGTCCGATAACTGCAACATCACACATATTGAAAGTTTGAGCTCCCTTACTTTCAATACTGCACACTAACTGATGTATTTTGTGCTATCTGACAGAGAAGTATTACCTTTGGTTCAAAGCATTTTGAAATGAGGATATTTGATGACTTGACATCCCTATGGATCACTGGACGACTGTTGTTATCACTATGGAGATAATccagagcacgagcaactcccatAGCCACGCTGAACCTCTCAGTCCAACCAAATATGCTCTTGCATTCTTTTTTACCTGCACAATAAAAACATTAGGATCCCTTTACATTGCAACAGCATAGACAGAAATCTAGCAGGTCGTGAAGCAGCTAAACGCACCATGCAGTATCTCTTCCAGGCTGCCTCGTTGCAAATACTCATACACTAACAGAAGGTCATCATTCTTGAAGCAGAAACCAACGAGGGATATCACATTCTTGTGGCTGAGAGAACTGACAATCTCAATCTCTGATACAAACTCCTTCAGTACCTCATCAGAATACTTCAGGATCTTCACTGCTAGCTCCTTGCCATTTGCCAAACAGCCTCTGTAAACTTGACTAGTGCCTCCTTGTCCAACTACACACTCTGCACAAACAACCAATCTGATGGGTTAACACTATATGCCTACAAGAAGTTTGAAGTGACAAGAGATACAAATAGAAGTAGGTGTTATAACAGAGAAAAATCGGATATACATACCTGGTGAGAAGTCAGAGGTGATCTTTGCAAGTTCACTGTAACTGAATGAAGAATAAATGGATGAGAATTTCTCTTTGAGCAACGTCAGTTCCTCTGGAGTTTCCTTCTCCAATTCTTCAATCACTACACAAGACTTTCCAGAATTGCTCCTTGAGGGAACAATCACACGGTCACGGAGGATATGGCTGGCGCTCGTGGAGTCCGGTTTTGTGGTTCTGTATTCTGAATGGACTGGCGATACTGCTGAATACCTGCTTGGGAGCCGCATTGCCCACTGCACCACAGACATCTTGGACTTGTCAGGCGCAGAAGCTTTCCGGTCTGGCAAGAACTTCTTCCTAAGTAGGGGCCAGCCAGTTGCTACCGCTGGCGATTCGTGTTGGCAACCCTTCACCGGGACTAATGCCAGTGAAAATTCTTTTGGCCGTGCGGGAGACCTCATTGGCATGGTGACGGCACGAGACACACACCTTCTGTCTTTTCCATTCTCATCCCAGAGTTTATCCCCTATCATGGTCGACAAGAGCTTCCGGTAGCTCCTCCTTGGTGTCTCAGGTACTGCATTCACAATCCACACTTGAGCACATTGGATTCATAGCAGCTCTGAAACCACAGAATGAACAAATGCAAATGAAATTATCGACCGACATACTCGTGGTATTGCTTTGGTACAGTTCATGTTGCAACCCGTGACCAGCATCTTTATGATAAACGACTTTGCCATTGTTCACTGCAAGAACCGAGCAGCTGGCTGGAACTCTCTTTGAGCAGTACTTGGCAACTGATGTCAAGGAGGATCTACATGTTGACGGAGGGGAGGGGGGGCAGTACTTGTATCAGAACCAACTTAATGTATTTGGACAAAGACGGCAATATTCTAGTATGCAATGTATGAGATTATGTACCCGAAGGACCGGGAATTGTTCGTGACACCAAGGATGAGATGTGCTGCGCCACAAGCAGCTGCTTCTTTAACCAGAGTTTTCCGGATAGATGACCCTCCACAGACCTTGAGCTCCAAATTAATCTGTGAATACAAATGGAAGAACAAATTGATGAGAATTCTGATGCAGCCTTTAAAAAGGCAAAGTTGGCAGGGAAACTGTCTTGCCAAAAttaaactaaattaaataaataaCTCTGCAGTTCAATTTTAGTAGGAAAGATGTGTAGATCGGTGGTTGTCAAAAAAAACAAGGTGCCCGAAACTTGAAGGCGTTGGAGAAAAAAGAAGAGAGAAAAACATGACCATCCAGTAAATAAAGTAGCGACAGCACGAGTGATACGGCGGAGGTGAAGACTTCGAAACAAACTAAGTATTTGACGGGCTGCTGGACTGGACCAAATTTTCATGCACGGGGAGCATCTTTGAAAGCGAAATCCAGGAGAAAAGACCAGAGCTTTGAACGGCCAGCAGCATCGAACGAAACCTAGAGGAACGGCTAGCGAAAAAAACAGAGGGAAGTGTACAGTGGCAGATTTTTTTTTTCGCAGTAAGATTTGATTTGGGAGCGGGGAGCGAACGGACGGACCTGCTTGAGGTTGCAGAAACCGTCGTAGACGGCGAGCACGGAGGCGAGCGAGTCCGCGGCCCTGCTGCGCTCATCCAGTCTCACGAGCAAACCTGTAAACGGCGAGCGAAAGAGAGAGGTGAAAAAAGGTAAAGAGAGTGAGGGATTAATTTCATCTCATCAGATTCGTCAAATGGGGAACCAAACGGGGTTTGCAAGTTTGCATGGTGAGCGAATCGATGTAGTAAACGAATGAACGGAACGGAGCTTAATAACCCGTCCACGCAAGCAAGGAAATCCCATCCCAGCAGCA
Proteins encoded:
- the LOC103654588 gene encoding probable receptor-like protein kinase yields the protein MRLLVPDGARRQRLLQCEAPPSPSPPSPSPYPSSSPSRTVVVGIRRDAASRELLTWALVKVANAGDRVVALHVATAAAADGLLVRLDERSRAADSLASVLAVYDGFCNLKQINLELKVCGGSSIRKTLVKEAAACGAAHLILGVTNNSRSFGSSLTSVAKYCSKRVPASCSVLAVNNGKVVYHKDAGHGLQHELYQSNTTIPETPRRSYRKLLSTMIGDKLWDENGKDRRCVSRAVTMPMRSPARPKEFSLALVPVKGCQHESPAVATGWPLLRKKFLPDRKASAPDKSKMSVVQWAMRLPSRYSAVSPVHSEYRTTKPDSTSASHILRDRVIVPSRSNSGKSCVVIEELEKETPEELTLLKEKFSSIYSSFSYSELAKITSDFSPECVVGQGGTSQVYRGCLANGKELAVKILKYSDEVLKEFVSEIEIVSSLSHKNVISLVGFCFKNDDLLLVYEYLQRGSLEEILHGKKECKSIFGWTERFSVAMGVARALDYLHSDNNSRPVIHRDVKSSNILISKCFEPKLSDFGLAVWAADVTSQMTCNDVAGTFGYLAPEYFMHGKVGNKIDVYAFGVVLLELISGRKPLCTGCPKGQESLVMWANSIIQGGKLRQLVDPNLPTEGHVDEVERMTLAASLCIRQTPQNRPEIDAVLKLLHGDNDTLKWARSQVGLSCESSDIDEFVMTPPAPRSNTNIQSYINLAFDVDDDSASVSSNDFIAANTSLEEYLKGRWSRSSSFD